One window from the genome of Gloeomargarita sp. SRBZ-1_bins_9 encodes:
- a CDS encoding ABC transporter permease — protein MAATVTSAPPVTSGSHPLAELVQETTALTRRLLIQLRRRPATLIAGIIQPLMWLILFGALFQNAPAGFLGEGVNYAQFLSAGIIVFTVFSGALNAGLPVMFDREFGFLNRFLVAPLVSRFSIVLASTIFITLLSLVQTVAVLLTSYLLGGGLPGASGFALLVAVVLLLVLGMTALSLGLTFALPGHVELLAVIFVVNLPLLFASTALAPLHFMPRWLQVIASLNPLSYAIEPIRHVYLHPHWHWSDVVLSAPWGETTLGTAVAILAICDAAVVLSIRGLLQRKLS, from the coding sequence ATGGCTGCAACGGTGACTTCTGCCCCACCGGTGACATCGGGTAGTCATCCGCTAGCTGAGCTGGTGCAAGAAACAACGGCCCTGACGCGGCGTTTGCTCATCCAACTGCGGCGGCGGCCCGCGACCCTGATTGCCGGGATTATCCAGCCCCTGATGTGGTTGATTTTGTTCGGGGCCTTGTTTCAGAATGCACCGGCGGGGTTTTTGGGGGAGGGGGTCAACTATGCCCAGTTTTTGAGCGCCGGAATCATCGTGTTTACGGTTTTTTCGGGGGCCTTAAATGCGGGCTTACCGGTGATGTTTGACCGGGAGTTTGGCTTTTTGAATCGTTTTTTGGTCGCCCCTCTGGTCTCCCGCTTTTCTATCGTCCTAGCCTCGACCATTTTTATCACGCTGCTGAGTTTGGTGCAGACGGTGGCGGTGCTGTTAACCAGCTATCTGCTGGGGGGTGGTTTACCGGGTGCCAGCGGTTTTGCCCTGCTGGTGGCAGTTGTCCTGTTGCTGGTGTTGGGCATGACGGCCTTGAGTTTGGGATTGACCTTCGCCCTGCCGGGGCACGTGGAATTGCTGGCGGTGATCTTTGTGGTGAATTTACCCTTGCTGTTTGCCAGTACGGCCTTGGCCCCGTTGCATTTCATGCCCCGCTGGTTGCAGGTAATTGCCAGTCTCAATCCCCTGAGCTATGCCATTGAGCCGATTCGCCACGTGTATTTGCACCCCCACTGGCATTGGTCGGATGTGGTCCTGAGTGCACCTTGGGGTGAAACAACCCTGGGAACAGCAGTGGCGATTCTGGCGATCTGCGATGCGGCGGTTGTTCTTAGCATCCGTGGGTTGCTCCAGCGGAAATTGAGCTAG